A genomic window from Deltaproteobacteria bacterium includes:
- a CDS encoding FAD-dependent oxidoreductase, with protein MIRRRDLVKLAALAALPAPAARRSGGYDVAVIGAGVFGAWTAWHLQRAGRRVLIVDAYGPANARASSGG; from the coding sequence GTGATCCGGCGGCGCGATCTGGTGAAGCTCGCCGCACTGGCCGCGCTTCCCGCGCCGGCCGCTCGCCGCTCCGGCGGTTACGACGTCGCGGTGATCGGCGCCGGCGTCTTCGGGGCCTGGACCGCCTGGCACTTGCAGCGCGCCGGCCGCCGCGTCCTCATCGTCGACGCGTACGGACCGGCCAACGCCCGCGCCAGCTCGGGCGGGG
- a CDS encoding response regulator, with product MSVGPRQQGTYDQRVTAVTRVLVVDDNEDSRAIYSEILSLAGHGVVTAADGEEAIAYALRIPFDLIILDLCLPKVDGIRVIKEVRSSPVARHTPIVTVSAGDELMHREALAAGADLALRKPCLPDELREAVRTFLNADRGRERGAARARTKRS from the coding sequence ATTTCCGTAGGGCCACGTCAGCAAGGCACGTACGACCAACGGGTGACCGCCGTGACGCGAGTCCTGGTCGTCGACGACAACGAGGACTCACGCGCCATCTATTCAGAAATCCTGTCGCTGGCCGGGCACGGTGTCGTCACCGCCGCGGACGGCGAGGAAGCGATCGCGTACGCGCTGCGGATCCCCTTCGATCTCATCATCCTCGACCTCTGCCTCCCCAAGGTCGACGGGATCCGCGTGATCAAGGAGGTGCGCAGCTCTCCCGTGGCGCGGCACACGCCGATCGTCACCGTCTCGGCCGGGGACGAGCTCATGCACAGAGAGGCGCTCGCGGCAGGCGCGGACCTCGCGCTCCGGAAGCCCTGCCTTCCAGACGAGCTGCGGGAAGCGGTGAGAACCTTTCTGAACGCAGACCGCGGCCGTGAACGGGGAGCCGCCCGCGCTCGCACCAAGCGCTCGTAA